TGGTACCGGGGCCGAACCCGTCGGCGAGCAGGTCGTAGGCCTGCCGGGTGGTGGAAGAGGCCGGGTTGTTGCCCTGGTCCGAAGTGCCGAGGTGGAGGGAGAGCGTGGGCAGCGCGAGCACCAGCATGACCACGGTGGCGACGGCGCCGAGCAGTTTGGGGTGCCGCTCCACGAAGCCGGACCAGCGGACGGCGAAGCCGGTGGCCTGCTCGGGCCGCGGCCCTTCGGCGGCGAGCCTGCGCCGCTCGCGGCGCGAGAGGGCCCGCGGGCCGATCCAGGAAAGGAGCGCCGGCAGCAGGGTGACCGAGGCGGCGACCGTCAGCACCACGGTGACGGAGGCCGCGATCGCGACCCCGTCGAGGAAGTCCAGCCGCAGCACGAGCATGCCGAGCAGCGCGATGCAGACGGTGGCTCCGGCGAAGACGACGGCCCGGCCGGTGGTGGCGACGGCGTTCTCCGCCGCCTCTTCGACGGGCAGGCCGCGCACCAGGCCCTTGCGGTGGCGGGTCACGATGAACAGGGCGTAGTCGATGCCGACACCGAGGCCCACCAGGGTGCCGAGCATGGGGGCGAAGTCGGCGACCGGCATCGCGTGGCCGAGGAGGGTGATGCCGAAATAGGCGGTGCCCACGCTGACGAGCGCCGTCGCGATGGGCAGCAGGCTGGCGGCGAGCGAGCCGAAGGCCAGGAAGAGCACGAGGGCGGCGACGGCGACGCCGATGACCTCGGCGAGGTGCGCGGTGGGCGCCTCGGTCAGGGCGATGGCCCGGCCGCCGAGTTCCACCCGCAGGCCGCCGGCCTCGGTGCCGGCGTTCTTGGCGGCGGCCACGACGGCCTTGGCCTGGGCCTCGGGCACGGCGTCGCCCGGCCGGTCGAAGGTCACCACGGCGTAGGCGGTGCGCCCATCGGGGCTGATTCGGGCGGCGCTCTCGGGACCGGTCCCGTACGGGCCCTCGACCGAGCCGACGCCGGGGAGCGCGGCGACCGTGTCCAGGGCGCGGGTCATGCGCTGCTCGATGTCCGGGGTCCGCGCGCTCTCGTGGTCCGGGGCCCGCCACACGATGGTGTTCGTGTCGCCGCCCTGGCCGTGGAAGGCCTCGCGGAGCAGGTCGTTGGCCTTGCCCGATTCGGTGCCGGGCACCTCGTAGTTGTTGGAGAACGCCGCACCGGCGGTACCCGCGGCCAGCGCGCTCCCGCCGAGGGCCAGCAGCCAGATCAGGACGGCGAGGAGTCGGTGGCGCATGCACCACCGTGCGAGTGCTGCCAACGGAGGTGCTCCCTGGTGGTTCGGATCTTTACCGGGGAGGGCCCGTCGCAAAGAACACGTGAACTGAACGCTTCAACCGGTGAAGGTACGGCCGCGGGCACGGGGGATCACCCCGGGATGCGGCCCAGGTGGTCTACACCGTGCACCATCTCAGCGTTTGATGATCCTCGGCCCGTTTCGTGGGCATCGTCACAGGGGCAACGGGCCCGGTGGGGCCGTTGGTCACGGCCTCGGGTGGCCGGCCGTCCCGGCGGCCCCGTGCCCCGAGGGCTCGTCGGCCCGGTAGCCCGGGACCGAGGGCCACCTGACGGTGAGGACCACCGCGTCCTCCTCCGCGTACCAGGAGTGGTCGACCCCGCGGCCCCAGAGCACGTAGTCGCCCTGCTCGGCGAGGACGACGCTGCGTTCCGGGAAGTCCAGCCGGAAGCGGCCGCTGATCAGCACCAGCAGCGCGGTGCGCCGCTCGGCGGTCGCCCACCGCTCCCGCTCGTCCCCCCGCGGGTGCACGCCCCACTTGATCTCCACGTCCCGGCTGTGCCGGGGGTCCGCCGGGTCCTTGAAGTGGCCCAGCAGCCAGCCGCGGTCGGCGGCCGCGTCGGGGGTGGCCTTGCCGGTGTAGATGGTGGAGTCGGCGTTCACGGAGGTGAGGCTAATGCAGTTGTGCGGGTGCCCCGGACCCTGATGAGCTGGCCGGATGACGATCGAACGTGACGCATTGACGGACATCCGGGACCGCTACGACGCCCTGGTGCGCAGGGAGGCACGGCCCGACAGCGCCGAGGCCCGGGTGGAACGGGCGGGCGGGGTCGTCCGGCACGTCATGCCGGGGGCCGGGTGGAACGGGATCATCTGGTCGGACCTCGACGAGGAGACGGCGGACGCGGAGATCGCGGCGCAGGTGGCGTTCTTCACCGAACGCGGGGCGTCGGAGTTCGAGTGGAAGCTCTACGGCCACGACCGGCCGGCGGACCTGGGCGAGCGGCTGCGGGCGGCCGGGCTGGTACCGGACGCGGCCGAGACCCTGATGGTGGCGCGGACGGACGACCTCGCCCGGCTGTCGGTCGAGCCGCCGGACGGCATCACCGTGCGGCCGGTGACGGACGAGGCGGGCCTGGACCTGATGATGGCGGTCCACGACCGCGCCTTCGAGGCCGACCGCCCGACGCACCTGCGGGAGCAGGTGCTCGCCATGCTCCGCGAGGAGCCCGACTCCATCGCCGCCGTGGTCGCCATGGCGGGCGACACCCCGGTGTGCGCGGCCCGCGTCGAGATGCGCCCGGGCACCGAGTTCGCGGGCCTCTGGGGCGGCGGCACGGACCCCCGGTGGCGCGGCCGCGGCGTCTACCGCCACCTGGTGTCCCACCGCGCGCGCCTGGCGGCGGCCCGCAGCGTCCCGTACCTCCAAGTGGATGCCTCGGACGAAAGCCGTCCCATCCTGGAGCGCCTGGGCTTCGAAGTCCTGGGCGTGACGGTGCCGTACATGTGGAGGGGGTAGGGGTCGGGCACCACGGGCCCCCGCCCCCGCCCCACCCACCCCCACCCCCCGACGCCCCCCGAGCCGCCCTCAGCCTGCCGGTCGCCAGTAGCCCAGGCCGTTCACCCGCTGCTTCGGCAGGGCGAGGTCCTTGCGGAGGTAGGACGTGAGGGTGCGGGTCGTTGCCGTGTCGCAGGCCAGCCATACGTACGCCGAGGACGGGTCCTCCACCAGTTCCGGCAGTTCGGCCTTGACCCGGTCGACCAGTGCCGTGCCGCCGCGCGAGACCCGGCGGACGTCGTGCCGGGCCGTGTCCAGTCGTACCGGCAGCTCCGCGTCCGAGGCGTGCTGCGTCTCGAACCAGATCGTCGCCGGGGTCTGGGGGAAGGCGTCCAGCAGGGAGTTGATCGCCGGGAGGGAG
Above is a window of Streptomyces subrutilus DNA encoding:
- a CDS encoding MMPL family transporter codes for the protein MAALARWCMRHRLLAVLIWLLALGGSALAAGTAGAAFSNNYEVPGTESGKANDLLREAFHGQGGDTNTIVWRAPDHESARTPDIEQRMTRALDTVAALPGVGSVEGPYGTGPESAARISPDGRTAYAVVTFDRPGDAVPEAQAKAVVAAAKNAGTEAGGLRVELGGRAIALTEAPTAHLAEVIGVAVAALVLFLAFGSLAASLLPIATALVSVGTAYFGITLLGHAMPVADFAPMLGTLVGLGVGIDYALFIVTRHRKGLVRGLPVEEAAENAVATTGRAVVFAGATVCIALLGMLVLRLDFLDGVAIAASVTVVLTVAASVTLLPALLSWIGPRALSRRERRRLAAEGPRPEQATGFAVRWSGFVERHPKLLGAVATVVMLVLALPTLSLHLGTSDQGNNPASSTTRQAYDLLADGFGPGTNGPLTVVARLDGAGDRVAVEALAAALRDTKGVASAGPAVLNRSGDTAVLTVVPQSAPQSRATSDLVDTLREEVIPRAGHGNSMRVHVGGVTAGYDDFAEVVIGKLPLFVGVVVALGCVLLLLAFRSIGIPLKAAVMNIAAVASSFGVVVAVFQWGWGSELLGLGSAGPIEPFLPVIMVSVLFGLSMDYQVFLVSRMYEEWLETGDNRRAVRVGLAETSRVINSAAVIMISVFLAFVLSGDRIIAMFGIALAAAVALDAFVLRTLLVPALMHLLGGANWWLPAWLDRRLPRISIEPPDRGPHAPLPARRTAASGSDSESATAAR
- a CDS encoding signal peptidase I, with amino-acid sequence MNADSTIYTGKATPDAAADRGWLLGHFKDPADPRHSRDVEIKWGVHPRGDERERWATAERRTALLVLISGRFRLDFPERSVVLAEQGDYVLWGRGVDHSWYAEEDAVVLTVRWPSVPGYRADEPSGHGAAGTAGHPRP
- a CDS encoding GNAT family N-acetyltransferase, encoding MTIERDALTDIRDRYDALVRREARPDSAEARVERAGGVVRHVMPGAGWNGIIWSDLDEETADAEIAAQVAFFTERGASEFEWKLYGHDRPADLGERLRAAGLVPDAAETLMVARTDDLARLSVEPPDGITVRPVTDEAGLDLMMAVHDRAFEADRPTHLREQVLAMLREEPDSIAAVVAMAGDTPVCAARVEMRPGTEFAGLWGGGTDPRWRGRGVYRHLVSHRARLAAARSVPYLQVDASDESRPILERLGFEVLGVTVPYMWRG